The Fusobacterium russii ATCC 25533 sequence GGACAGTTCAAAAAATAATAGAGGAATTAGAAAAGATAGGAATAAAAGAATACATAGATGTTGAACATGGGGGAGTTTTAGCTTTTATAAAAGGAAATAGAAGTGGAAAGACTGTTTTACTCAGAGCAGATATTGATGCTTTAAAAATAGATGAAGATTCAGAAAATCTCAATCAAAACAAAAAAATTATTTCTGAGAATAAAGGAATTTGTCATGCCTGTGGTCATGATGGGCATATGGCTATGTTACTGACTGCCGCAAAAATACTATATAATCATAGGGATTTAATCAATGGAAATATAGTACTTATGTTTGAACGTGGAGAAGAAGGTACAGGTAATTATGCATATTTATATAAATATATACGGGATAACAATATCCATATTGATTCTGCTTATGGTATACATTTGTATGCAGGACTTGAAAGCGGGAAAATAGCTGTAAACACTGGAAATGTTATGTCAGGAGCAATTACTTTGAATTTTGTTATTCAAGGAAAAGGGGGACATGGTGCACGTCCTGATGAAGCAATTAATCCAATTGATTGTTTTGTTGCTATCTATAATGGAATGACAATGCTTAGAACAAGAAAAATAATTCCTTTCACACCTTTTACAGATGTTATAGGTGAAGTACACTCAGGAACAGCTGGAAATATTATAGCTGATACCATTTCCTTTAACGGAGGAGCGAGAGTATTTGAAATGGATGAGGCTATTAAATATAAGAGTTCTTTAAAAAATTTAGTAGAAAATACTGTAAAAGCTTATAATTGTGAAATAGTAAAGGCAGATATTTTAGGGCCTATGCTTCCAGTTAAAAATGATCCTGAGTGTTCAGAGTTAGCCAGAAAAAAATTTTCTGAAATTATTGGTAGTGAAAGAGTTATAGAAATTGAACCTTGGATGGCTTCTGACAGTATGGGTTATCATTTAGCACTATGGCCAGGAGTTTATTGCTTAGTTGGAATAAAAAATGAAAAAAAAGGAACAGGAGCAGCACATCACAATTCTAAATTTGAAATAGATCAGGAAGTTTTAAAATACGGTGCTGCATCTACAATAATTTATGCACTTTCATTTTTAGACTCAAATATTGATACTTCAAAAAGTCCATATATTTGGAAAGATTCAATGCTGGATTTATTTAAAGTAACAGAGAGAAGAAAAAGTTGGATTCAAGTTTTAGAATAAATATTATATTGTTTACAGGCATTTATTTTTACTATTATTGAATTATAAAAAGGATGGTGAAAGAATATGACTGATAACAAAGTTACTCTGAAACAAGATTTAGGATTTTGGGATTTAATGGGGGCAGCTGTTGGACAGATTATAGGAGCTGGAATTATGGCATTAACTGGAATAGCTATAGCTATGACAGGAAGATCAGTTCCTTTAGCTTTTATACTTTCTGCCGTTATGGTTCTAATAACAAGTTTACCAATAGCTATGTTAAATACAGTAGCTAGATTTGAAGGTGGTATATATTCAATTATTGGTTCTATGTTTCATAAAAAATATACAGGAGTTTATACTGTACTTTTTGTACTGCAAAATCTTTCTTTATCTATGTATTGTCTATCTTTTGCAGACTATGCTCTTCCTTTTTTACCAATGGTTCCGAGAAAGCTTTTAGCTGTAGGTTTACTGTTGATAATTTATGTCTTGAATATGTTAGGAATTGATAAATTTTCAAAATTTCAAAATATAATTGTTTCTTGCCTAGTTTTAGCATTAACTATTTTTACAATTTATGGAATGATAAATATGGATTTTTCTTCTTACTATGAAAGTGAAACATTTTTAACAGATGGGATACTAGGTTTTTTAACTGCTTCTGCACAATTAACTTTTGCAACAGGTGGTGCAACATTAATAGCAAACTTATCAGCTGAATCAAAAAATCCTACTAGAGATATACCTAGAGTAATTATTATATCTACAATATCTGTGGCAATACTTTATGCCTTTATGGCTACGGTTGCAGCAGGAATACTTCCAATATCTCAAGTAGCAGGGGAGCCTTTAACTCATGTAGCCAAAACAATATTACCTAAAGCATTATATATCTTCTTTATAGTTGGTGGTGCGTGGACAGCTCTTATTTCAACATTGAATTCTCAACTTGCTAGTTGTACAAAACCTTTAATTCAAGCTGCTAAAGATGGATGGATTCCTAAAAAGTTATCATACATACATCCTAAATATAGAACTCCTGTTTATTTGCTATCTTTCTTTTTCATTGTTGGGCTTTTACCAATTGTATTCAACATAAATATAAGTACAATTTCTAGGACTGTAACTCTTACAAGTTCATTCTCATATGCTATGGTAATTTTAGGTTTTTATAGTATGACAAAAAAATTTTCTAAAAACTGGGAAAAATCTTTCTTGTTTATAAACTCTTCTCTGACAACTACATTAGTAGTGGCAGCACTTTTTGTTTATGCACTGCAAGCACTTTTGATGTGTCGTTCACTTCCAACACACTTCTTAATAGGAAATATAGTTGTAATCATAAGTGCATTCATATTTGCTAA is a genomic window containing:
- a CDS encoding amidohydrolase, whose translation is MKFDIMREVLQNETYMINLQEYFHLNPEPSDFEDRTVQKIIEELEKIGIKEYIDVEHGGVLAFIKGNRSGKTVLLRADIDALKIDEDSENLNQNKKIISENKGICHACGHDGHMAMLLTAAKILYNHRDLINGNIVLMFERGEEGTGNYAYLYKYIRDNNIHIDSAYGIHLYAGLESGKIAVNTGNVMSGAITLNFVIQGKGGHGARPDEAINPIDCFVAIYNGMTMLRTRKIIPFTPFTDVIGEVHSGTAGNIIADTISFNGGARVFEMDEAIKYKSSLKNLVENTVKAYNCEIVKADILGPMLPVKNDPECSELARKKFSEIIGSERVIEIEPWMASDSMGYHLALWPGVYCLVGIKNEKKGTGAAHHNSKFEIDQEVLKYGAASTIIYALSFLDSNIDTSKSPYIWKDSMLDLFKVTERRKSWIQVLE
- a CDS encoding APC family permease: MTDNKVTLKQDLGFWDLMGAAVGQIIGAGIMALTGIAIAMTGRSVPLAFILSAVMVLITSLPIAMLNTVARFEGGIYSIIGSMFHKKYTGVYTVLFVLQNLSLSMYCLSFADYALPFLPMVPRKLLAVGLLLIIYVLNMLGIDKFSKFQNIIVSCLVLALTIFTIYGMINMDFSSYYESETFLTDGILGFLTASAQLTFATGGATLIANLSAESKNPTRDIPRVIIISTISVAILYAFMATVAAGILPISQVAGEPLTHVAKTILPKALYIFFIVGGAWTALISTLNSQLASCTKPLIQAAKDGWIPKKLSYIHPKYRTPVYLLSFFFIVGLLPIVFNINISTISRTVTLTSSFSYAMVILGFYSMTKKFSKNWEKSFLFINSSLTTTLVVAALFVYALQALLMCRSLPTHFLIGNIVVIISAFIFANVRYRSKDVNVLDSYTLNEV